A stretch of the Gemmatimonas aurantiaca genome encodes the following:
- a CDS encoding MBL fold metallo-hydrolase, with amino-acid sequence MHRLVRLRRPLLALVLAMTGGCQWLHTGNPAAFRPQEARTMRTIGACGTTCRDSLDIVAMGVSGYLIIPWRDTTQLVMTPPSYTNPTLWWMALGDWWLGSSPDRARVTRRLRDIPAAGPERLARVRAILVGHGHYDHLMDLPPLAPLLHNATVYGSRTVAHLLAPTTLRTMDIDSLTGTDAQHPGRSFAVGDSMSSTIRVRAIEWEHAPNISNLTIADEDQHEPRRRLPRSVHGWKKGRVLAYAIDVGLRADSVDVRLFMHDAAASPDVIRRAAAVLNTMPEARHTIAIIAAANFDQAHAYPDILLAHLAPEHVILGHWEDFFRSPEKSPRIVRGIKGRELVRVVERFQGARWTALAPGATLRLRF; translated from the coding sequence ATGCACCGGCTGGTCCGCCTGCGGCGTCCGCTGCTCGCCCTGGTTCTGGCGATGACCGGGGGGTGCCAGTGGCTGCATACCGGCAATCCGGCGGCGTTCCGCCCACAGGAGGCCCGCACGATGAGGACCATCGGCGCCTGTGGTACCACCTGTCGGGATTCGCTCGACATCGTGGCGATGGGTGTCAGTGGCTATCTGATCATTCCCTGGCGCGATACCACGCAGCTCGTGATGACGCCGCCGTCCTACACCAACCCGACACTCTGGTGGATGGCGCTGGGTGACTGGTGGCTGGGCTCCTCACCCGATCGCGCGCGTGTGACCCGACGTCTCCGGGACATCCCGGCGGCGGGTCCCGAGCGGCTGGCGCGTGTGCGGGCCATTCTCGTTGGGCACGGCCACTACGACCACCTGATGGATCTGCCACCGCTGGCGCCGCTGCTGCACAACGCCACGGTGTATGGGAGCCGGACGGTGGCGCATCTGCTCGCCCCGACCACGCTGCGCACGATGGACATCGACTCCCTGACCGGAACCGACGCGCAGCATCCGGGCCGATCGTTTGCCGTTGGTGATTCGATGAGCAGCACGATCCGTGTGCGGGCCATCGAGTGGGAGCATGCGCCCAACATCAGCAATCTGACCATCGCCGACGAGGATCAGCACGAACCCCGACGCCGCCTGCCCCGGTCGGTGCATGGCTGGAAGAAGGGGCGGGTCCTGGCCTACGCCATCGACGTGGGCCTGCGTGCAGATTCCGTGGATGTGCGTCTGTTCATGCACGACGCGGCGGCGTCACCCGATGTGATCCGTCGCGCCGCCGCCGTCCTGAACACGATGCCGGAAGCGCGTCATACCATCGCCATCATTGCCGCGGCCAATTTCGATCAGGCACACGCCTATCCCGACATTCTCCTGGCCCATCTCGCTCCGGAACACGTGATCCTGGGGCACTGGGAGGACTTCTTCCGATCGCCGGAGAAATCGCCGCGTATCGTCAGAGGCATCAAGGGGCGCGAGCTCGTCCGGGTCGTGGAGCGCTTTCAGGGAGCGCGGTGGACGGCGCTTGCTCCCGGCGCGACGCTGCGCCTGCGGTTCTGA
- a CDS encoding M14 family metallopeptidase, translating into MRHAAASLTALSLASASLAAVLTAAPLAAQGHITTPREALGANFGDDYFLANYQQISNYWRTLEKESPRVKLQVMGKTTEGRDQLMVIVTSPENHRNLERYRQIAERLAKAEDLTDDQARALAREGKAVVWIDGGLHATETLGAQQLGETVYQMASRTDAETQRFLDDVITLFVHANPDGNDLVADWYMRMSDPKERTLNGLPRLYQKYIGHDNNREFFTSTQKETENINRVLYHQWFPQLLYNHHQSGPAGTVVYSPPFRDPYNYNLDPAMLLGIQALGTAMHTRLAIEGKPGATMRAGGPYDGWWNGGIRNTATFHNTIAVLTEMIGSPTPMRIPLIADRQVPRGDLAMPVAPQEWHLRQSVDYSVSLNRAVLDHASRLRENLLYNIYRMGKNSIERGSRDTWTPNPRRDAEVAKRVKGADSLIWAAQHAPEYRDPRGYIIPSDQPDFLTAIKFINGLRETGITVQRATQSFAVNGKSYPAGSFVVQTAQAFRPHVIDMFEPQVHPDVFPYPGSPPTPPYDNAGWTWAYQMGIRFDRLLEPFSGPFIPVTDWNVAPPAGSVSAPSGARGYWIDPRVNDAFTVVNRLLAAKVPVSRAPQAVTVGTGRDTRTLPAGAFWVPMNGTATAVLRAAATELGVSATGASQAPSGTVPLRAARIGLWDTYGGSMPSGWTRWILEQFAYPFRRVFAPEIDAGNLRGTYDALVFVEGAIPGVQASGRGGGSGGVLDEPPNLPAEYKGQFGRMSVDRSLPALRTFIEQGGTVVAIGSSAVNLAAYLQLPIGNHLAKDGTPYPRTQFYVPGSVLRMKVDTTSSAGYGLAGQTDVFFDASPVFSLGADAASRGVRPIAWFDDAAPLRSGWAWGQELLQHGVAAVEARVGQGRVLLYGPQITQRAQPHGTFKFLFNALYR; encoded by the coding sequence ATGCGCCATGCCGCTGCGTCGCTGACCGCCCTGTCGCTGGCATCCGCCTCCCTTGCCGCCGTGCTCACCGCGGCACCGCTCGCCGCGCAGGGCCACATCACCACGCCCAGAGAAGCACTCGGCGCCAACTTCGGTGACGATTATTTCCTCGCCAATTACCAGCAGATCAGCAACTACTGGCGCACACTCGAAAAGGAATCGCCGCGCGTCAAACTGCAGGTGATGGGCAAGACCACCGAAGGCCGTGATCAGCTCATGGTCATCGTCACGTCACCCGAGAACCATCGCAATCTCGAGCGCTATCGCCAGATCGCCGAGCGGCTCGCGAAAGCGGAAGACCTCACCGATGACCAGGCCCGCGCCCTGGCCAGGGAAGGCAAGGCCGTGGTGTGGATCGACGGTGGTCTGCATGCCACCGAGACCCTGGGCGCGCAGCAACTCGGCGAAACGGTCTACCAGATGGCCAGTCGCACCGACGCCGAAACCCAGCGGTTTCTCGACGACGTCATCACGCTGTTCGTGCATGCCAACCCCGACGGCAACGACCTCGTCGCCGACTGGTACATGCGTATGAGCGACCCCAAAGAGCGGACGCTCAATGGACTGCCGCGCCTGTATCAGAAGTACATCGGCCACGACAACAACCGCGAGTTCTTCACCTCCACGCAGAAGGAGACGGAGAACATCAACCGGGTGCTGTATCACCAGTGGTTCCCGCAGTTGTTGTACAACCATCATCAGAGCGGACCGGCGGGCACGGTGGTGTATTCCCCGCCGTTCCGCGATCCCTACAATTACAACCTCGACCCGGCCATGCTGCTGGGTATCCAGGCGCTGGGTACGGCGATGCACACCCGTCTCGCCATCGAGGGCAAGCCTGGCGCGACCATGCGCGCCGGCGGTCCGTACGACGGATGGTGGAACGGCGGCATCCGCAACACCGCCACGTTCCACAACACCATCGCCGTGCTCACGGAGATGATCGGCTCACCCACGCCGATGCGCATTCCGCTCATAGCCGACCGGCAGGTCCCACGCGGCGATCTCGCCATGCCGGTGGCGCCGCAGGAGTGGCATCTGCGACAGTCGGTGGACTATTCGGTCTCGCTCAATCGGGCCGTGCTCGATCATGCCTCGCGCCTGCGCGAGAATCTGTTGTACAACATCTACCGCATGGGGAAGAACTCCATCGAGCGTGGCAGCCGCGACACCTGGACACCGAATCCGCGTCGGGATGCCGAGGTGGCGAAGCGCGTGAAAGGAGCGGACTCACTCATCTGGGCCGCGCAGCATGCACCGGAGTACCGCGACCCGCGCGGATACATCATTCCGAGTGATCAACCCGATTTCCTCACCGCCATCAAGTTCATCAACGGCCTGCGTGAAACCGGCATCACGGTGCAACGCGCCACGCAGTCGTTCGCGGTGAACGGCAAATCGTATCCTGCCGGTTCGTTCGTCGTGCAGACCGCGCAGGCCTTCCGGCCGCATGTGATCGACATGTTCGAGCCGCAGGTGCACCCCGATGTGTTTCCGTATCCGGGCTCACCACCCACGCCGCCGTACGACAACGCGGGATGGACGTGGGCCTATCAGATGGGCATTCGATTCGATCGGCTGCTGGAACCGTTCAGCGGGCCGTTCATTCCGGTGACCGACTGGAACGTGGCCCCGCCCGCCGGATCGGTGAGCGCGCCATCGGGCGCGAGAGGCTACTGGATCGATCCGCGCGTGAACGACGCGTTCACCGTGGTGAATCGGTTGCTGGCCGCGAAAGTACCGGTGTCCCGCGCCCCGCAGGCCGTGACGGTGGGAACCGGTCGCGATACCCGCACGTTACCCGCAGGCGCGTTCTGGGTACCGATGAATGGTACGGCCACGGCGGTGCTGCGCGCGGCCGCGACGGAGCTCGGCGTGAGTGCCACCGGTGCATCGCAGGCGCCATCGGGCACGGTACCGCTGCGGGCGGCTCGCATCGGGTTGTGGGATACCTATGGCGGATCTATGCCGTCGGGATGGACGCGCTGGATTCTCGAGCAGTTCGCGTATCCCTTCAGGCGCGTGTTCGCTCCGGAGATCGATGCCGGCAATCTGCGTGGCACGTACGACGCGCTGGTGTTCGTGGAGGGCGCCATCCCCGGTGTGCAGGCCTCGGGACGTGGTGGTGGCAGTGGCGGCGTGTTGGATGAACCACCCAATCTGCCGGCGGAATACAAAGGGCAGTTCGGTCGCATGAGTGTCGACCGGAGTCTGCCCGCGCTCCGCACGTTCATCGAACAGGGTGGCACCGTGGTCGCCATCGGCAGTTCGGCCGTGAATCTCGCGGCCTATCTGCAACTGCCCATCGGCAATCACCTCGCCAAAGACGGCACGCCGTATCCACGCACGCAGTTCTACGTGCCGGGCAGCGTCCTGCGCATGAAAGTCGACACCACGTCGTCCGCCGGTTATGGCCTGGCCGGCCAGACGGATGTGTTCTTCGATGCGAGCCCGGTTTTCAGCCTCGGGGCGGATGCCGCGTCACGGGGCGTGCGCCCGATCGCCTGGTTCGACGACGCCGCCCCGTTGCGCAGCGGCTGGGCCTGGGGACAGGAGCTGCTGCAACATGGCGTGGCCGCCGTGGAGGCCCGCGTGGGTCAGGGACGCGTGCTGCTGTATGGGCCGCAGATCACCCAGCGCGCGCAGCCGCATGGCACGTTCAAGTTCCTGTTCAACGCGTTGTATCGGTAA
- a CDS encoding TetR/AcrR family transcriptional regulator C-terminal domain-containing protein, whose protein sequence is MTRNPFQAPEVASRRGGPAKDPLSRELIVTTALTLLRREGSAGMSLRKVAAALDTGPASLYAYVENLQELQALVLDRALADVHTDAGHGQRWQRRITELLLSYREVLCATPGLAGIAMTTIAVGPNALRITETLLGHLDKGGLDRATAAWAVDLLTLYVTAVAAEHSQRDADTLGPVARAIGAVSAEEYPRIFAAREDILMGPGRVSWALDVLLKGIVQTPRGHRRRSAEHG, encoded by the coding sequence ATGACGAGAAACCCGTTTCAGGCGCCCGAGGTCGCGAGCCGGCGCGGTGGGCCGGCCAAGGACCCGCTCAGCCGTGAACTGATCGTCACCACCGCGCTCACACTGCTTCGCCGGGAAGGCTCGGCGGGGATGAGCCTCCGCAAGGTCGCGGCCGCGCTCGACACGGGTCCGGCATCGCTCTACGCCTACGTGGAGAACCTCCAGGAACTCCAGGCACTGGTCCTCGATCGGGCGCTGGCCGATGTGCACACGGATGCCGGTCACGGACAGCGCTGGCAGCGCCGTATCACCGAACTCCTGCTGTCGTATCGCGAGGTCCTCTGCGCCACACCGGGGCTGGCGGGAATCGCCATGACCACGATCGCGGTGGGACCCAATGCCCTGCGCATCACGGAGACACTCCTTGGCCACCTCGACAAAGGTGGTCTCGATCGGGCGACCGCGGCCTGGGCGGTGGACCTGCTCACCCTGTACGTGACCGCGGTCGCCGCCGAACACAGCCAGCGGGATGCCGATACCCTCGGACCGGTGGCCCGCGCCATCGGAGCGGTCTCCGCCGAGGAATACCCACGGATCTTCGCCGCACGCGAGGACATCCTCATGGGGCCGGGCCGCGTCTCCTGGGCGCTCGACGTGCTGCTGAAGGGCATCGTGCAGACCCCGCGCGGGCACCGGCGGCGCTCGGCGGAACACGGGTAA
- a CDS encoding FAD-dependent monooxygenase — translation MHTINSDTPLPDTTPVLVVGGSLVGLSAAMFLVWEGVPCVLVEPHTGSHPHPRAIGYTPRTMELFRAIGIASQIPEAPPGFRLSRSRVESLAGRWFESSEWTPETKTGDARVAQPITDVSVSPGAAIAQDGLEPILRQRARELGADLRFGTELVRFEQDEAGVTAWLRERDGHEYTLRADYMIAADGTRSSVREALGIGRTGPGHLQTMRSVLFRAPLERYLERGSSQFQIDQPGLSAFLTTYGDGRWVLMFQDDVERDEAVLREAIQKAIGRTDLPIEIITTGRWELSAAITDRFSSGRVFLAGDAAHTLPPTRGGFGANTGIHDVHNLAWKLAAVHAGRATPALLDTYHVERHRVAWDRLEQTFVRPDYARHAAGFADGVSVRDDIAMELGQLYRSAAIIGAGPDLPPAARPDEWMGQPGTRAPHLWIQHDGERVSTLDWLGRRWVVLAADSAWRAAAAHAAQTLGIDVVCVTPENADAAAVYAAYGIDAGGASLIRPDGYIAWRSATRVEDPAAALTRALAEVASAP, via the coding sequence ATGCACACCATCAACAGTGACACCCCGCTGCCGGACACCACCCCGGTTCTCGTCGTCGGCGGCAGTCTCGTCGGACTCTCGGCCGCCATGTTTCTCGTCTGGGAAGGCGTGCCGTGCGTGCTCGTCGAGCCACACACCGGGAGCCATCCACACCCGCGCGCGATCGGTTACACGCCGCGCACGATGGAGCTGTTCCGCGCCATCGGCATCGCGTCGCAGATCCCCGAAGCCCCACCGGGGTTTCGCCTGTCGCGCTCCCGAGTCGAAAGCCTCGCCGGCCGATGGTTCGAGTCGTCCGAGTGGACGCCGGAAACGAAGACCGGCGACGCACGCGTGGCGCAGCCCATCACGGACGTCTCCGTGTCACCGGGCGCTGCCATCGCGCAGGATGGACTGGAGCCCATTCTGCGCCAACGGGCGCGCGAATTGGGCGCCGATCTCCGATTCGGCACCGAGCTCGTTCGATTCGAACAGGATGAGGCCGGCGTGACCGCGTGGCTTCGCGAACGTGACGGACACGAATACACGCTGCGTGCCGACTACATGATCGCGGCCGATGGGACCCGCAGCAGTGTGCGCGAAGCCCTCGGTATCGGCCGTACCGGCCCCGGTCATCTCCAGACCATGCGCAGCGTGTTGTTCCGCGCGCCGCTCGAACGGTATCTCGAAAGAGGCAGCTCACAGTTTCAGATCGATCAACCCGGCCTGTCGGCGTTCCTCACCACTTATGGGGACGGGCGCTGGGTGCTGATGTTCCAGGACGACGTGGAGCGCGATGAAGCCGTGTTGCGCGAAGCCATCCAGAAGGCGATCGGCCGAACGGATCTGCCCATCGAGATCATCACGACGGGACGGTGGGAACTCAGTGCGGCCATCACCGATCGGTTCTCGTCAGGCCGTGTCTTTCTCGCCGGCGACGCCGCGCACACGCTGCCACCGACGCGCGGAGGTTTTGGCGCGAACACGGGCATTCACGACGTGCACAATCTGGCGTGGAAACTCGCCGCGGTGCATGCGGGGCGCGCCACACCGGCATTGCTCGACACCTATCACGTCGAACGCCATCGCGTGGCCTGGGATCGCCTCGAGCAGACATTCGTGCGCCCCGACTATGCCAGGCATGCCGCGGGATTTGCCGACGGAGTCTCCGTCCGCGACGATATCGCCATGGAACTCGGTCAGCTCTATCGCTCCGCGGCCATCATCGGTGCCGGTCCCGATCTGCCGCCCGCCGCGCGCCCCGATGAGTGGATGGGCCAGCCGGGCACCCGCGCCCCGCACCTCTGGATACAACACGACGGCGAGCGCGTGTCCACACTCGACTGGCTCGGACGCCGGTGGGTCGTGCTCGCGGCCGACTCCGCCTGGCGCGCCGCCGCGGCCCATGCAGCGCAGACGCTCGGCATCGATGTGGTCTGTGTGACACCAGAAAACGCGGACGCCGCGGCGGTGTACGCCGCCTACGGTATCGACGCCGGGGGTGCATCGTTGATCAGACCCGATGGCTACATCGCCTGGCGTTCTGCCACACGTGTGGAGGATCCGGCGGCGGCACTCACCCGGGCGCTCGCTGAGGTGGCGTCGGCGCCTTGA
- a CDS encoding amidohydrolase family protein — MRLFSRLLPSLGAAGATLLLAVSAAGAQSVTRAFTGATLIDGTGRAPVRNATLLVRDGRVVAAGPAARVTIPANAERVPLAGKFIIPGLINAHGHASSVANLDTYAAYGVTTVYSLGDEPAEVFAARDAQRATSPRHARVYVAGPVLNPTSPDDARAQVAAVADRHVDIVKIRVDDNLGTSPKMKPEVYRAVIDAAHARGLRVAVHLYYLDDAKAVLAAGADYIAHSVRDQPVDEAFVTTLRQAGVCYSPTLMREVSTYVYETTPPFFSDSLFLAHANREWMATVQQPARQEATRTSVSAQRYKAQLPVATRNMLVLHKAGVPIAMGTDTGPMGRFQGYFELMELEMMVNAGFTPAEALESATRVAAHCLKLDAELGTLEPGKWADFIVLDASPLERIQNVRRQHSVWVGGTRLSVP, encoded by the coding sequence ATGCGACTCTTCTCCCGCCTCCTGCCCTCGCTGGGCGCCGCTGGCGCCACACTTCTCCTCGCGGTGTCCGCTGCTGGCGCCCAGTCGGTCACGCGCGCCTTCACCGGCGCCACGCTCATCGATGGCACGGGCCGCGCTCCGGTGAGGAATGCCACCCTGCTCGTGCGCGATGGCCGTGTGGTGGCTGCCGGCCCGGCTGCCCGGGTGACCATTCCCGCGAACGCCGAACGTGTGCCGCTCGCGGGCAAATTCATCATTCCGGGGCTCATCAACGCGCACGGACATGCCTCGAGTGTGGCGAACCTGGACACGTACGCCGCCTACGGCGTCACCACGGTGTATTCCCTTGGTGATGAACCGGCCGAGGTGTTCGCGGCGCGTGATGCGCAACGAGCGACGTCTCCCCGACATGCACGGGTGTACGTAGCCGGCCCCGTACTCAATCCCACATCCCCCGACGACGCACGTGCGCAGGTGGCGGCCGTGGCCGACCGACACGTCGATATCGTGAAGATCCGCGTCGATGACAATCTCGGGACATCCCCCAAGATGAAACCCGAGGTGTATCGCGCGGTGATCGACGCGGCCCATGCCCGGGGACTGCGCGTGGCGGTGCATCTCTACTATCTGGACGATGCGAAGGCCGTGCTGGCCGCCGGTGCCGACTACATCGCACACAGCGTGCGTGATCAGCCGGTCGACGAAGCCTTCGTGACGACATTGCGGCAGGCGGGTGTGTGTTACTCGCCCACGCTGATGCGGGAAGTGTCGACGTATGTCTACGAAACCACACCACCCTTCTTCAGCGATTCGCTCTTTCTCGCGCATGCCAATCGCGAATGGATGGCCACGGTGCAGCAGCCGGCCCGTCAGGAGGCCACACGCACCAGTGTCAGCGCGCAGCGGTACAAGGCCCAGTTGCCGGTAGCCACGCGCAATATGCTGGTGCTGCACAAGGCGGGAGTCCCCATCGCCATGGGCACCGATACCGGTCCGATGGGACGTTTCCAGGGATACTTCGAGCTCATGGAGCTCGAGATGATGGTGAACGCCGGTTTCACGCCCGCCGAAGCGTTGGAGAGTGCGACACGGGTTGCGGCCCATTGTCTGAAACTGGACGCGGAGCTGGGCACGCTGGAGCCGGGAAAATGGGCCGACTTCATCGTGCTCGATGCCTCACCGCTGGAGCGCATCCAGAACGTGCGGCGCCAGCATTCGGTGTGGGTCGGCGGCACGCGTCTGTCCGTGCCCTGA